A region from the Gavia stellata isolate bGavSte3 chromosome 2, bGavSte3.hap2, whole genome shotgun sequence genome encodes:
- the LRRC73 gene encoding leucine-rich repeat-containing protein 73 — protein sequence MLPGSIQISGETLSGAEIRDICESLRENSVRLLSLRGCQLSERDFGHVCRAAAESRSLAQLNLNLGIVSNINRVKQLAEALKTNRSVQSLFLHGSPLTDAGLALLNPALSIHPSLVALDLGDCMLGDEGINLICGLLPPDGAKSGLKELTLSANPGVTSKGWGRLAIAVAHSSQLRVLNLDYNPLGDQVAGMLAVAVASSRTLEVLDLEGTGLTNQSAQTLLDMVENYPTALRTLILAENNISPELQQQISDLLSEGEEEEETEAREVTAREKNPWICQNNSSSQMVLMTSGLGDSLLAETEM from the exons ATGCTGCCGGGGTCCATCCAGATCTCCGGGGAGACGCTGTCGGGGGCGGAGATCCGGGACATCTGCGAGAGCCTGCGGGAGAACTCGGTGCGGCTGCTGTCGCTGCGCGGCTGCCAGCTCTCCGAGCGGGACTTCGGGCACGTCTGCCGAGCGGCGGCCGAGTCCCGCTCCCTGGCCCAGCTCAACCTCAACCTGGGCATCGTCTCCAACATCAACCGCGTCAAGCAGCTGGCCGAGGCCCTGAAGACAAACCGCTCCGTCCAGTCCCTCTT CCTCCATGGGAGTCCCCTGACAGATGCAGGCTTGGCCCTCCTCAACCCTGCTCTCTCCATCCACCCCTCGCTGGTGGCTCTGGATCTAGGAGACTGCATGCTGGGTGATGAAGGCATCAACCTTATCTGTGGGCTCCTGCCACCTGACGGGGCTAAGTCCG gcctCAAAGAGCTAACGCTGAGCGCCAACCCTGGTGTCACAAGCAAAGGCTGGGGACGCCTGGCCATTGCAGTGGCTCACAGCTCACAGCTCCGCGTGCTGAATCTGGACTACAACCCCCTAG GTGACCAGGTAGCAGGGATGCTCGCCGTCGCTGTGGCCTCCAGTCGAACCCTCGAAGTTCTGGACTTGGAGGGAACAGGACTTACCAACCAGTCAGCCCAG ACCTTGCTGGACATGGTAGAGAATTACCCCACAGCCCTACGGACACTCATCCTGGCGGAGAACAACATTAGTCCcgagctgcagcagcaaatcTCTGACCTGCTCTCAgagggtgaggaagaggaggagacagaGGCTCGCGAAGTCACAGCCAGGGAGAAGAACCCCTGGATCTGCCAGAACA
- the POLR1C gene encoding DNA-directed RNA polymerases I and III subunit RPAC1 encodes MAAKRGTDEMRDRVVLGEFGVRNVHTTDFPGNYPGYEDAWDQRRFEEAFRVDVIREEEGALEFDMVGIDAAIANAFRRILLAEVPTMAVEKVFVYNNTSIVQDEILAHRLGLIPIRADPRLFEYRNQGDEEGTEIDTLQFQLKIKCSRNPQAAKESSDPNELYFNHKVYSKHMTWVPLGNQTDLFPDADFRPVHDDILIALLRPGQEIDVLMHCVKGIGKDHAKFSPVATASYRLLPDITLLQPIEDEAAEMLQKCFSPGVIEIQNIKGKKVARVANARLDTFSREVFRHEGLKNLVRLARVRNHYIFSVESTGILPPDVLVSEAIKILMGKCQRFLNELDSVPME; translated from the exons atGGCGGCCAAGCGGGGCACCGACGAGATGCGGGACCGCGTGGTGCTGGGCGAGTTCGGCGTCCGCAAC GTCCACACCACCGACTTCCCTGGCAACTACCCCGGCTACGAGGACGCCTGGGACCAGCGGCGCTTCGAGGAG GCGTTCCGCGTGGACGTAATCCGCGAGGAGGAGGGCGCGCTGGAGTTCGACATGGTGGGCATCGACGCCGCCATCGCCAACGCCTTCCGCCGCATCCTGCTGGCCGAG GTGCCGACGATGGCTGTAGAGAAAGTCTTTGTGTACAACAACACATCCATTGTGCAGGATGAAATCCTGGCTCATCGCTTGGGCCTCATCCCTATCCGAGCTGACCCTAGACTCTTTGAATATAGAAACCAAG GAGATGAAGAAGGCACAGAAATTGATACTTTGcagtttcagctgaaaataaaatgcagccgAAACCCCCAGGCAGCCAAGGAATCATCTGATCCTAATGAACTATATTTCAATCACAAAG TGTACAGTAAACATATGACGTGGGTGCCCCTGGGGAATCAGACAGACCTTTTTCCAGATGCTGACTTCCGACCTGTTCACGACGACATCCTCATTGCACTGTTGCGACCTGGCCAGGAAATAGATGTACTTATGCACTGTGTCAAGGGTATAG GTAAAGATCATGCCAAGTTTTCTCCTGTGGCCACGGCTAGTTATCGACTGCTTCCTGACATTACTCTCCTGCAGCCTATTGAGGATGAAGCAGCTGAGATGTTGCAGAAGTGCTTTTCCCCTGGAGTCATTGAGATCCAGAATATCAAAG GAAAAAAGGTGGCAAGAGTAGCCAATGCACGGTTGGACACATTCAGCAGAGAAGTTTTCCGTCATGAGGGTCTGAAAAACCTTGTGCGCCTGGCAAGAGTGCGAAACCATTATATCT TTTCAGTGGAGTCGACAGGTATCTTGCCTCCAGATGTGCTGGTGAGTGAAGCCATCAAGATACTGATGGGAAAATGTCAGCGCTTCCTGAATGAGCTGGACTCTGTGCCTATGGAATGA
- the YIPF3 gene encoding protein YIPF3: protein MSAPGAAAGGGRSGAADWGGFEDNMQGGGSAVIDMENMDDTSGSSFEDMGEMHQRMKEEEEEEAEGEAGAAEEEDGEFLGMKGLRGQLGRQVADQMWQVGKRQASRAFSLYANIDILRPYFDVEPVQVRARLLESMIPVKMINFPQKIAGELYGPLMLVFTLVAILLHGMKTSDTIIREGTLMGTAIGTCFGYWLGVSSFIYFLAYLCNAQITMVQMLSLLGYGLFGHCITLFVTYNIHFHSLFYIFWLGVGGLSTLRMVAVLVSRTVGHTQRLILCGTLAALHMLFLLYLHFAYHKVVEGILDTLEGPNMLPFQRVARDIPVVSNAVLNTTAKAVALTL, encoded by the exons ATGTCCgcgccgggggcggcggcgggtggCGGCAGGAGCGGCGCCGCCGACTGGGGCGGCTTCGAGGACAACATGCAg GGTGGCGGCTCCGCCGTCATCGACATGGAGAACATGGACGACACGTCGGGCTCCAGCTTCGAGGACATGGGGGAGATGCACCAGCGcatgaaggaggaggaggaggaagaggcggAAGGCGAGGCAGGGGCCGCCGAGGAGGAGGACGGAGAATTCCTGGGCATGAAGGGGCTGCGGGGGCAGCTGGGCCGGCAGGTGGCTGACCAG ATGTGGCAGGTGGGGAAGAGGCAAGCCTCCAGGGCCTTCAGCCTCTATGCCAACATCGACATCCTCCGGCCCTACTTCGACGTGGAGCCCGTCCAAGTGCGCGCCAG ACTGCTGGAGTCCATGATTCCTGTAAAGATGATTAATTTCCCACAG AAGATTGCAGGCGAGCTTTATGGACCCCTCATGCTGGTTTTCACACTGGTGGCCATCCTTTTGCATGGGATGAAGACCTCGGACACCATCATT AGGGAAGGCACACTGATGGGCACAGCCATTGGCACCTGCTTCGGTTACTGGTTGGGCGTCTCCTCGTTCATCTATTTCCTGGCGTATCTGTGCAACGCCCAAATCACGATGGTGCAGATGCTGTCACTGTTG gGCTATGGCCTTTTTGGACACTGCATCACTCTCTTTGTCACGTATAACATCCACTTCCACTCCCTCTTCTATATCTTCTGGTTGGGTGTTGGTGGACTCTCTACACTACGAATG GTTGCTGTGTTGGTGTCACGCACTGTGGGGCATACGCAGCGGCTCATCCTGTGTGGGACCCTTGCTGCTCTGCATatgcttttcctcctctatCTGCACTTTGCTTATCACAAGGTGGTAGAAG GTATCCTGGACACATTGGAAGGACCCAACATGCTGCCCTTTCAGAGAGTTGCCAGAGACATTCCAGTTGTTTCCAATGCTGTATTGAACACAACAGCCAAAGCCGTTGCATTGACCCTGTAG